A window of Aerococcus urinae contains these coding sequences:
- a CDS encoding ArgE/DapE family deacylase produces the protein MLFTDEEKLQILRDVLAIESENDQEAEVAEYFSRLLAKYGIESEIIEYQTGRSSLIANIYGSEGREGKVLVYSGHFDVVSAGDHNDWTYPPFAGEIHDGKIYGRGTSDMKSGLVDLVLAAIELKEAGANFKGCLRLALTVGEEIGMYGSKQLVESGYLDDADGFLIAEPSGSESVVYAHKGSIQYEIIAHGKTVHSSMPEVGIDALQLMVDYINLSNQRFDESFNTKSAYNTDLGKTLNVNTVIEGGTQINSVAGLVKMKANTRTVPEADNELVLSIINDSIEELNAKTEGYLELNLLQNNPPATSTEDNDLIKAIQSSVNHGLELTVTGGATDASNFGQIGKDYDLAVYGPGEPSVAHQENEYVELDKFLSFVDIYKETALNYLK, from the coding sequence ATGCTGTTTACGGATGAGGAAAAATTACAAATTTTACGCGACGTGTTAGCTATTGAAAGCGAAAATGATCAGGAGGCAGAAGTTGCTGAATATTTTAGCCGCTTACTAGCAAAGTATGGTATTGAGAGTGAGATTATTGAATACCAAACTGGGCGTTCTTCGCTTATTGCTAATATCTATGGTAGTGAAGGTAGAGAAGGAAAGGTCTTGGTCTATTCAGGACATTTTGATGTCGTATCTGCAGGCGACCATAATGACTGGACTTATCCACCTTTTGCTGGAGAAATTCATGATGGGAAAATCTACGGCCGGGGGACTTCAGACATGAAGTCTGGATTGGTTGACTTGGTCTTGGCCGCCATTGAATTAAAGGAAGCCGGTGCTAATTTTAAAGGTTGCCTACGCTTAGCACTAACGGTTGGTGAAGAAATCGGCATGTATGGGTCGAAACAATTAGTCGAATCAGGTTATTTAGATGATGCTGATGGCTTTTTAATTGCAGAACCTTCAGGCAGTGAGTCAGTGGTATATGCCCATAAGGGATCCATCCAATATGAAATTATTGCTCATGGGAAAACTGTTCACTCTTCTATGCCAGAAGTGGGCATTGATGCCTTGCAATTAATGGTGGATTATATCAACTTAAGCAATCAGCGCTTTGATGAAAGCTTTAATACAAAATCCGCATATAATACTGACCTAGGAAAAACCCTCAATGTCAATACAGTGATCGAAGGCGGAACCCAAATCAATAGTGTGGCTGGCTTAGTAAAGATGAAAGCCAATACCCGGACCGTTCCCGAAGCGGACAATGAGTTAGTTTTATCGATAATTAATGACAGTATCGAAGAGCTAAACGCTAAGACTGAGGGATATTTAGAATTAAATCTTCTCCAAAATAATCCACCAGCAACCTCAACAGAAGATAACGATCTAATAAAAGCTATCCAATCCAGTGTCAATCATGGGTTAGAGCTTACCGTTACTGGAGGAGCAACAGATGCTTCTAACTTCGGTCAAATTGGTAAAGACTATGATTTAGCGGTTTATGGACCAGGAGAACCCTCAGTTGCTCACCAAGAAAATGAATATGTTGAATTAGATAAATTCTTATCTTTCGTTGATATCTATAAAGAAACAGCCCTAAACTATCTTAAATAA
- a CDS encoding superoxide dismutase family protein — protein sequence MSDEKVVVNMLNQKGEDSGTATFEEGDGKVKVTVDFHGLPEGEFAMHIHEYGAASPEEEFADAKSHFNPTGVDHGKKSENGPHLGDLPNIEVPASGDFKGVYEIEGLSLKEDAKYSLHNEGNGTALIVHTGADDYISQPTGDAGGRQLGGVIFPAK from the coding sequence ATGTCAGATGAAAAAGTTGTTGTTAACATGCTTAATCAAAAAGGTGAAGATTCAGGTACCGCTACTTTTGAAGAAGGCGACGGTAAGGTAAAAGTTACTGTAGATTTTCACGGTTTACCAGAAGGTGAATTTGCAATGCACATTCACGAATATGGTGCTGCATCTCCAGAAGAAGAATTTGCTGATGCAAAAAGTCACTTCAACCCAACAGGTGTTGACCATGGTAAAAAATCAGAAAATGGTCCTCACTTAGGTGACTTACCAAACATTGAAGTACCAGCTAGTGGTGACTTTAAAGGAGTCTACGAAATTGAAGGCCTTTCTCTAAAAGAGGATGCTAAATATTCTCTTCATAATGAAGGCAACGGGACAGCCCTAATTGTTCACACTGGTGCAGATGACTATATTTCCCAACCTACAGGGGATGCTGGTGGTCGTCAATTAGGTGGCGTTATCTTCCCAGCTAAATAA
- a CDS encoding glycerol-3-phosphate dehydrogenase/oxidase: MSLGASQKKQLILKSQFGQYLDLVKTINYDELAQAGISIAFNFKGISDEIAFYMVIHGYLAGFESDRQKETLIRQANNYRLNNEVTLENLDQFLEVVWDDYQVRMEASRNSENKPDNNIIARHGNNKKLWNHFMAENIPELENKRQRYLSSQEW; encoded by the coding sequence TTGTCATTAGGAGCAAGTCAAAAAAAACAACTGATCTTAAAAAGCCAATTTGGTCAGTACCTAGACCTCGTAAAAACTATTAATTATGATGAGCTAGCTCAGGCAGGGATTAGTATTGCTTTCAATTTTAAAGGGATTAGCGATGAAATTGCCTTCTACATGGTTATTCATGGCTATTTAGCTGGATTTGAAAGTGACCGGCAAAAAGAGACTCTGATACGTCAAGCCAATAATTATCGCCTAAATAATGAAGTTACTCTGGAAAACCTGGACCAATTTCTCGAAGTGGTGTGGGATGACTACCAAGTTCGTATGGAAGCAAGCAGGAATAGTGAAAATAAGCCAGATAATAATATCATTGCCCGGCACGGTAACAATAAAAAACTTTGGAATCATTTTATGGCAGAAAATATCCCTGAACTGGAAAATAAACGCCAGCGTTATCTTTCCAGTCAAGAGTGGTAG